One window of Candidatus Tokpelaia hoelldoblerii genomic DNA carries:
- a CDS encoding Hypothetical protein (bhsal06590): MKQDNAQKHLRNWLTDKLKERGHGTAALLADYIKVHRNVISKIISPAKGVGPRMIKADELAKMIDFFGEAPPGFTPPLPEPREELFFLYNSLSVEQQAAILALLRAFVRAEKQE, from the coding sequence ATGAAACAAGATAACGCACAAAAGCATTTGCGTAATTGGCTGACAGATAAGTTAAAAGAGCGCGGACACGGAACGGCTGCGTTGCTGGCTGATTATATAAAGGTGCATCGCAATGTAATTAGTAAGATAATCAGCCCTGCTAAGGGTGTAGGGCCGCGTATGATAAAAGCAGATGAACTGGCTAAAATGATTGATTTTTTTGGTGAAGCTCCGCCGGGATTCACTCCGCCTTTACCAGAACCGCGTGAAGAGTTGTTTTTTCTTTATAATTCTCTATCTGTGGAACAACAGGCTGCAATATTGGCTTTGCTTCGTGCTTTCGTGCGTGCAGAAAAGCAGGAATAA
- a CDS encoding Hypothetical protein (bhsal06600), with translation MNSGQEMLRSWLADKLAERGHGAQAALSAHLGLRDKTVSRMLKPSPEQGYRLIKANELARMMEFFGEMPPNFNEPLKEDRERLLALFDAASPVEREKMIAFLEALPDGGKKK, from the coding sequence ATGAATAGTGGACAGGAAATGTTGCGAAGCTGGCTGGCGGACAAGCTGGCAGAGCGCGGCCATGGTGCGCAAGCGGCCTTGTCAGCGCATCTGGGCTTGCGCGATAAAACGGTTTCACGGATGTTAAAGCCTTCGCCTGAACAGGGATACCGGCTGATAAAGGCCAATGAGCTTGCCCGGATGATGGAGTTTTTTGGCGAAATGCCGCCAAATTTTAATGAGCCTTTGAAAGAGGACCGGGAACGGCTTCTGGCTTTGTTTGATGCGGCCTCTCCTGTGGAACGGGAGAAAATGATTGCTTTTCTTGAAGCGTTGCCGGATGGCGGAAAGAAAAAATAA
- a CDS encoding Hypothetical protein (bhsal06610), which translates to MRRFLIAGLIVLAVISLAMLVLALSGLREHEGRADIGVVPGASINSDGTPRPYLKVRLDKAVQAYRQGRFPRIMVSGGKGVKGRTEADVMAAYLIKHGVPAGRIIKDSAAYNTAATAENLKKYMDRRKLKSAFAITQFFHMPRMRLALSCAGVKTVYSSSAWFLWFPDLYSIFREVPAYAYYWWKC; encoded by the coding sequence ATGCGACGTTTTTTGATTGCCGGTTTGATTGTACTGGCTGTGATAAGTCTGGCAATGCTTGTTCTGGCATTAAGCGGATTGCGGGAGCATGAGGGCCGGGCGGATATCGGCGTGGTGCCTGGTGCGTCGATTAACAGTGACGGTACACCGCGTCCTTATCTGAAAGTGCGCCTTGATAAGGCCGTGCAGGCTTATCGTCAAGGCCGGTTTCCGCGGATTATGGTCAGTGGCGGTAAAGGTGTAAAGGGGCGGACGGAAGCCGATGTCATGGCGGCCTATCTGATAAAACATGGTGTGCCTGCCGGCCGTATCATCAAAGACTCTGCCGCTTATAATACGGCTGCCACGGCGGAAAATCTGAAAAAATATATGGACAGGCGCAAGCTGAAGAGTGCTTTTGCCATTACACAGTTTTTTCATATGCCACGCATGCGGCTGGCTTTGTCCTGTGCCGGTGTTAAAACGGTTTATTCATCATCAGCGTGGTTTTTGTGGTTTCCCGACCTCTATTCCATCTTCCGTGAAGTACCGGCTTACGCTTATTATTGGTGGAAGTGCTGA
- a CDS encoding Alcohol dehydrogenase zinc-binding domain-containing protein (bhsal06620), with the protein MSEQLKTNRRIVLASRPHGEPVKGNLRLETVSVPAVREGEVLLKTIYLSLDPYMRGRMSDAPSYAAPVQLGEVMVGGTISRVIASKNPDFQEGDVVLAASGWQDYAVSDGKDLLNLGQDAENTSLALGIMGMPGFTGYMGLLDIGKPKAGETLVVGAATGPVGSVVGQVGKIKGCRVVGIAGGKEKCRYAVEKLGFDVCLDHKAPDFASQLAQGCPDGIDIYYENVGGKVFDAVLPLLNTSARIPLCGLVSGYNSTGELPAGPDRLPLLLGAILTRRLTIRGFIIFNDYTAEQFAEFRRQMGEWIEQGKIHHREYFVDGLETAPEALVGLLRGDNFGKMVVRVE; encoded by the coding sequence ATGAGTGAGCAACTTAAAACAAACCGGCGTATTGTTCTGGCGTCGCGCCCGCATGGCGAGCCGGTTAAAGGTAATCTGCGTCTTGAAACCGTGTCTGTTCCAGCTGTCAGAGAGGGGGAAGTGCTGCTTAAAACAATTTATCTTTCCCTTGACCCTTATATGCGTGGCCGGATGAGCGATGCGCCGTCTTATGCCGCGCCGGTACAGCTTGGTGAGGTTATGGTCGGTGGCACAATCAGCCGGGTTATTGCTTCAAAAAATCCGGATTTTCAGGAAGGAGATGTCGTGCTGGCAGCAAGCGGCTGGCAGGACTACGCTGTATCTGATGGCAAGGATTTGTTGAATTTAGGGCAGGATGCTGAAAATACCTCGCTGGCTTTGGGTATTATGGGTATGCCCGGCTTTACCGGCTACATGGGGCTGCTGGATATCGGTAAACCAAAAGCGGGGGAAACGCTGGTTGTCGGTGCGGCGACAGGGCCGGTCGGAAGTGTGGTGGGGCAGGTCGGCAAAATCAAAGGCTGCCGTGTTGTCGGCATTGCCGGGGGCAAGGAAAAATGCCGCTATGCGGTTGAAAAACTTGGCTTTGATGTGTGTCTTGACCATAAAGCGCCGGATTTTGCCAGCCAGCTGGCGCAAGGCTGCCCGGACGGTATTGATATTTATTATGAAAATGTCGGCGGCAAAGTGTTTGATGCTGTTCTGCCTTTGCTGAACACGTCTGCCCGTATTCCGCTATGCGGACTGGTTTCAGGCTATAATTCAACGGGTGAACTGCCCGCCGGGCCTGACCGGTTGCCATTATTGCTGGGTGCAATTCTGACCAGGCGGCTGACCATTCGCGGCTTTATCATCTTCAATGATTATACTGCTGAACAGTTTGCCGAATTCCGCCGCCAGATGGGCGAGTGGATTGAACAGGGCAAAATTCACCATCGCGAATATTTTGTTGACGGGCTTGAAACCGCGCCCGAGGCGCTGGTGGGGCTGCTGCGTGGTGATAATTTCGGAAAAATGGTTGTCCGTGTGGAATGA
- a CDS encoding DSBA oxidoreductase (bhsal06630) translates to MPQKNLPVDVIIDLICPWCFLGFRRLLQTQAMLDEVTLSLAFKPYLLNPDIPAAGRPYQAYLRQKLGEAEQITATHDMLKKLGAEAEIEFDFDAIKTMPNTLDTHRLVYWAGQAEAGTQTHVVEELFSRFFEQGQNIADHTVLVDAAQTSGMRADVVAKLLQTDIDRQTIRDDAALAQKIGVRGVPCYIVDKKYAIMGAESSKMLADTLRQIANGFAPVQAEDR, encoded by the coding sequence ATGCCACAAAAAAATTTACCCGTTGATGTTATTATTGACCTCATCTGCCCGTGGTGTTTCCTCGGGTTCAGGCGGCTTTTGCAAACACAGGCAATGCTTGATGAGGTGACATTGTCCCTTGCCTTCAAACCATATCTGCTCAACCCCGACATACCGGCAGCGGGCCGGCCCTATCAGGCATATCTGCGCCAGAAGCTGGGAGAAGCGGAACAAATCACCGCAACGCATGATATGTTGAAAAAACTGGGGGCTGAGGCAGAAATCGAATTTGATTTTGATGCGATTAAAACCATGCCCAACACGCTTGACACACACCGGCTGGTCTATTGGGCCGGGCAAGCGGAGGCAGGCACACAGACCCACGTAGTAGAAGAGCTTTTTTCGCGCTTTTTTGAACAGGGACAGAATATTGCCGACCATACCGTGCTTGTTGACGCAGCGCAGACAAGCGGAATGCGCGCCGATGTGGTGGCAAAACTGCTGCAAACAGATATTGACCGGCAAACAATCCGCGATGATGCCGCACTGGCGCAAAAAATCGGCGTACGCGGCGTGCCCTGTTATATCGTTGATAAAAAATATGCTATTATGGGGGCAGAAAGCAGCAAAATGCTGGCCGATACACTGCGCCAGATCGCCAATGGCTTTGCCCCTGTACAGGCTGAAGACCGGTAA
- a CDS encoding Hypothetical protein (bhsal06640), whose protein sequence is MRFLFAVFTSLALGAGTIPPASADKIHAIAMHGSPALPPGFHHFPYADPEARKGGQATYGVIGTYNGFNPFSGIDVNSIARGLFNDSDFGNMVYETMMTRARNEPFTLYGLLAESVELDDERTGITFHLNPKARFSDGVPVTPEDVLFTYRILKEKGRYPFSTYMKRIASAEKVGTNGVRVRFTSAADREFALILAGSIPVLPRHAVKPEWFERSSFDIIPGSGAYTLDSFNAGNHIVYRRNPDYWGADLPVNRGISNFDTVKILYFRNDNARFEAFKKGMIDVFIEDNPTRWRIGYDFPAMRQGQIKKTVFHKQTPAAVKGFVFNTRRPIFADIKVREALSEVFDFEWVNRNLYGNAYSRLTGFWDGSALSSVGRPANARERALLAPFPDTVSADVMEGRYHPPKTDGSGFNRKQLETAWDKLQKAGLSRKDGKIYMRDGQLLRFEIMTRNPEEEKIALSYQHSLARLGIDITVRTVDDSQYQTRLGSYDYDMIIGRLQASSLSPGAEQYGRWSSAARDEKNTLNYAGAANPAVDAMIAALLNTRSREDFESAVRALDRVLISQHYYLPLYYLPEQWVASWAPVRHPQQTPLNGFLLPAWWRETP, encoded by the coding sequence ATGCGCTTTCTTTTTGCTGTTTTTACCAGTCTGGCTTTGGGGGCCGGCACTATTCCGCCCGCAAGCGCTGACAAAATCCATGCTATCGCCATGCATGGCAGCCCCGCTTTACCGCCCGGCTTTCATCACTTTCCTTACGCCGATCCCGAGGCACGAAAGGGCGGGCAGGCAACCTACGGCGTTATCGGCACCTATAACGGTTTCAACCCCTTTTCCGGTATTGATGTCAATTCCATCGCCCGCGGGCTTTTCAATGATAGCGACTTTGGCAATATGGTTTATGAAACCATGATGACACGGGCCCGCAATGAGCCGTTCACGCTCTATGGCCTGCTGGCGGAATCGGTTGAGCTCGATGACGAGCGCACCGGCATCACCTTTCACCTCAACCCCAAAGCGCGGTTTTCAGACGGTGTGCCGGTCACACCGGAAGATGTTCTCTTTACCTACAGGATTTTGAAGGAAAAAGGCCGTTATCCCTTCAGCACCTATATGAAGCGGATTGCCAGCGCTGAAAAAGTCGGGACAAACGGTGTGCGTGTGCGGTTCACCTCTGCGGCCGACCGCGAATTCGCTCTTATTCTCGCCGGCAGCATTCCCGTTCTGCCCAGGCACGCCGTCAAGCCTGAATGGTTTGAAAGAAGCAGCTTTGATATTATCCCGGGCTCCGGCGCCTATACGCTCGACAGTTTTAACGCCGGAAACCATATTGTCTACCGCCGCAACCCTGATTACTGGGGTGCGGACTTGCCGGTCAACCGTGGCATCAGCAACTTTGACACCGTCAAAATCCTCTACTTCCGCAACGATAATGCCCGTTTTGAAGCCTTCAAGAAAGGCATGATCGATGTTTTTATTGAAGATAACCCCACACGCTGGCGTATCGGGTATGATTTTCCTGCCATGCGTCAGGGACAGATCAAAAAAACAGTGTTTCACAAGCAGACACCCGCCGCGGTAAAAGGCTTTGTTTTCAATACAAGACGGCCGATATTTGCCGACATTAAAGTGCGTGAGGCGCTTTCGGAAGTGTTTGATTTTGAATGGGTCAACCGCAATCTTTACGGCAATGCCTATAGCAGGCTGACCGGTTTCTGGGACGGTTCCGCGCTGTCCTCTGTCGGCCGGCCGGCAAATGCGCGCGAACGCGCCCTGCTCGCCCCCTTTCCTGACACGGTTTCAGCCGATGTGATGGAAGGGCGCTACCATCCGCCAAAGACTGACGGCAGCGGCTTTAACCGCAAGCAACTGGAAACGGCATGGGACAAGCTGCAAAAAGCCGGCCTCAGCCGCAAGGACGGTAAAATCTATATGAGGGACGGCCAACTGTTGCGCTTCGAAATCATGACCCGCAACCCGGAAGAGGAAAAAATCGCCCTTTCCTATCAGCACTCGCTTGCCCGCCTCGGCATTGATATCACGGTGCGTACTGTTGATGATTCCCAATATCAAACACGGCTTGGCAGTTATGATTATGATATGATTATCGGCCGGCTTCAGGCGTCTTCCCTCTCACCCGGGGCAGAGCAATACGGGCGGTGGTCTTCCGCCGCGCGGGACGAGAAAAACACGCTCAACTATGCCGGCGCCGCCAATCCGGCTGTAGACGCCATGATTGCAGCATTGCTGAACACCCGTTCGCGGGAAGATTTTGAAAGCGCCGTGCGCGCGCTCGACCGTGTCCTGATCTCGCAACATTATTATCTGCCGCTTTATTACCTGCCCGAACAATGGGTTGCCTCCTGGGCGCCGGTCCGCCATCCGCAACAGACGCCGCTGAACGGCTTTCTTCTGCCGGCATGGTGGCGGGAAACCCCCTGA
- the ialB gene encoding Invasion associated locus B family protein (bhsal06650) — protein MLMKKTFSAASALAGVAALFVVSSAPSMAQGVMQDWYKACSKQGEADVCFTASSIVSGTGQPLTEIRLFEVKGPKNQKRISILVPTGRFIPAGVKLKVDGGKDLVVPYFFCNGPFCNAEADFNDTLINAMKKGTALTVTSVNFRGVENPIEIPLKGFTQAFTGPGMREEDLRKEDEKLQRAIGEQAGAIEQRMRAEQEKARQAD, from the coding sequence ATGTTAATGAAAAAGACATTCTCTGCTGCTTCAGCCTTGGCTGGTGTTGCTGCTCTGTTTGTTGTCTCGAGCGCACCTTCTATGGCGCAGGGTGTCATGCAGGACTGGTATAAGGCCTGCAGCAAACAGGGAGAGGCTGACGTTTGTTTCACCGCGAGCAGCATTGTATCAGGAACAGGCCAGCCGCTGACAGAAATCCGGCTGTTTGAAGTGAAAGGCCCTAAAAACCAGAAGCGTATCAGCATTCTGGTGCCGACAGGCCGTTTCATTCCGGCCGGTGTCAAGCTCAAGGTTGATGGCGGCAAGGATCTGGTTGTACCGTATTTCTTCTGCAATGGCCCGTTTTGCAATGCCGAGGCGGACTTTAACGATACGCTCATTAACGCCATGAAAAAAGGCACGGCATTGACTGTGACCTCTGTCAATTTCCGCGGTGTGGAAAATCCGATCGAGATTCCGCTCAAAGGCTTTACACAGGCGTTTACCGGCCCGGGTATGCGTGAAGAAGATTTGCGCAAGGAAGATGAAAAACTGCAAAGAGCCATTGGCGAACAGGCCGGGGCGATTGAACAGAGAATGCGCGCTGAACAGGAAAAGGCCAGGCAGGCAGACTAG